GCTGACACACCTGGACACCGCCCTCGAGGAGCTCGAGAAAGTGGCCCACGTCCGCTGACCCCGGAGCAGCCCGCGAGGCGAATTGGGATCCTCCCCACCCTGACTCGACAGTAAGTTACTGGCGAGTATCATTCGGTGTGAGTTTAGACCAGCAAGAATTAGGCCAACCTTGGCAGCGCGCCACCGGCGCGAAGAATTACGGTTACCTGTAGTACACCGCTCCGTGGGGGCAGCCCTGCGCACTTTGTGCGCTTCCTCCGGTGGCGGGACGACCTAGACGAAAGGCCGGTACGCGCCCGTGACAGCCACGACGATTGCCATCGGCACCACAGCAGCGGTGATCAGCCTCTTCTGTTGGTACCTGTTCCTCGGCGGAGTGGTGCGGATGTTCCGCACCATCAAACTCGGCCAGAAGGTCGACGGTTCCCGATTCTGGCCGGTGATTCCGCGCCTGGGGACGATGATCAAGGAATTCATCGCCCACACCCGAATGGTCAAGTTCCGGACGGTGGGCTGGGCCCACTGGCTGGTCATGATCGGCTTCATGGGCGGCGCCCTGCTGTGGTTCGAGGCCTACGGCCAGTCGATCGACCCGACTTTCCACTGGCCCGTCTTCGGTGACACCTTCGCGTGGCACCTCTGGGACGAGCTGCTGGGCATCGGCACCGTGGTCGGCATCATCACCCTGATCGTGATCCGCCAGCTCAACCATCCGCGCGTCCCCGAGCGCATCTCCCGGTTCTCCGGCTCCCGCTTCGGTGCGGCCTACTTCGTCGAGGCCGTCGTCCTGCTCGAGGGTCTGGGCATGATCCTGGTGAAGGCGTCGAAGATCGCGACCTACGGTCACGCCAACGCCTACTCGGACTTCTTCACCATGAACGTGGCGAAGATCCTGCCCGCGTCGCCGACCCTGGTGTCGATTTTCGCGGTCATCAAGCTGATGAGCGGCATGGTGTGGCTGGCCGTCGTCGGCCTGAACACCGACTGGGGCGTTGCGTGGCACCGCTTCTCGGCCTTCTTCAACATCTACTTCAAGCGCGAGCAGGACGGCGGGGTCGCCCTCGGTGCCGCGAAGCCGATGATGAGCCAGGGCAAGGTCCTCGACATGGAGACCGCCGACCCGGACGTCGACGCCTTCGGTGCGGGCAAAATCGAGGACTTCTCCTGGAAGGGTTGGCTCGACTTCACCACCTGTACCGAATGCGGCCGCTGCCAGTCGCAGTGTCCGGCGTGGAACACGGGTAAGCCGCTGTCGCCGAAGCTGCTCATCATGTCGCTGCGCGACCACGGCAACGCCAAGGCCCCGTACCTGCTGGCCGGCGGCCGCAAGGACATGGGCGGAGACGAGGTCGGCCTGGTCGACGCCGACGGCAACGTCGACGAGGCCAAGCTCAACGCGATCCCCGAGGCCGCTCGAGCGGAGGCCTCCCGCAAGCTGGTCGGCGAGTCGAAGGGCAAGATCGGCGGCGGCGAGGGCATCGAGTCGGCGGAGGGTGCGTTCGATCCCGAGGCGCTGGGTGCGGTCATCGACACCGAGACCCTGTGGAGCTGCACGACCTGTGGTGCCTGCGTCGAGCAGTGCCCGGTCGACATCGAGCACGTCGACCACATCCTCGACATGCGCCGCTACCAGGTCCTGATCGAGTCGGACTTCCCGACCGAGCTGGCCGGCATGTTCAAGAACCTCGAGAACAAGGGCAACCCGTGGGGCCAGAACGCCTCCGCGCGTACCGCCTGGATCGACGAGATGGACATCGAGATCCCGGTCTTCGGCAAGGACGTCGAGTCGTTCGAGGGCTTCGAGTACCTGTTCTGGGTCGGCTGCGCCGGCGCCTACGAGGACCGCGCCAAGAAGACCACCAAAGCCGTCGCCGAGCTGCTCGACATGGCCGCCGTCAACTTCATGGTCCTCGGCGAGGGCGAGACCTGTACCGGTGACTCGGCACGACGCGCAGGCAACGAGTTCCTCTTCCAGATGCTCGCGCAGCAGAACATCGAGATGCTGGGCGAGGTCTTCTCGACCGCACCCGAGCAGCGCAAGAAGGTCGTCGTCACCTGTGCGCACTGCTTCAACGCACTGGGCAACGAGTACCCGCAGCTGGGCGCCAAGTACGAGGTCGTCCACCACACGCAGCTGCTGAACCGTCTGGTTCGCGAGAAGCGCCTCGTGCCGGTCGCCCCGCTCGGCGAGGGCGTCACCTACCACGACCCGTGCTACCTGGGCCGTCACAACAAGGTCTACGACGCCCCGCGTGAGCTGATGGGTGCGGCCGGATCGACTCTCACCGAGATGCCGCGTCACGGCGAACGGTCCATGTGCTGTGGTGCCGGTGGTGCCCGAATGTGGATGGAAGAGCAGATCGGCAAGCGCATCAACCTCGACCGGGTCGACGAGGCGCTCGACACCCTGGGCGCCGGGAGCGCAGCGAGCGGGCCCAATGGACACGGCGACACCACCGGCGAGGTCAAGAAGGTGGCGACGGGCTGCCCGTTCTGCCGCGTGATGCTCACCGACGGTGTCACCGCCCGGACCAGCGGTACCGAGTCCGAGGGCAAGGTCGAGGTCGTCGACGTCGCGCAGCTGCTGCTCGACTCGGTCAAGCGCGGCAAGACCGAGGTCAAGCTCGGTGGCCGCTACCTCGGCCCGCGTCCGAGTGCTCCCGAGCCGGAGGCCGAACCCGAGCCCGAGAAGGTCCCGGCCGCAGCTGCCGCGACCGCAACCACCGAGGCTGCTCCGAAGCCGAAGGTCGGCCTGGGCATGAAGGGTGGCAAGAAGCCCGGCGCCGCAGCCAAGACCGAGGCACCGGCTGCCGCACCCGCCGAGGCACCCGCCGAGAAGAAGCCCGCTTCCAAGGGCTTCGGCATGAAGGGCGGCAAGAAGCCGGGCGCTGCGGCTGCAGCACCGGCCACCGCGTCGGCACCCGCCGAGGCTCCTGCCGAGGCGCCCGCCGAGAAGAAGCCCGCCTCGAAGGGCTTCGGCATGAAGGGCGGCAAGAAGCCAGGCGCCGCGGCGAGCAAGCCTGCCGCGTCGGCAGCTCCTGCTCCCGCGGAGGCCGAGTCGTCGGAGGCCGTGAAGGCCGAGGCACCGGCAGCAGAGAAGACCGCGGAGGCGAAGCCTGCCACGGCCAAGGGCTTCGGCATGGCCGCGGGCAAGCGTCCCGGCCAGAAGGCGTCCACCCCGAACGCGGCAGCAGCCGACGCCGGTGTGACCGCTCCCGCCGAGAACAAGGTCGACGAGGCCGAGTCGGCACCCGATGCCGCCCCGACCGTCGACACCGAGTCCGCCACAGCCACAGCCACAGCGGCGACGGAAGAAAAGCCGGGCAAGGCCAAGGGCTTCGGCATGGCTGCGGGCAAGAAGCGTCCGGGCGGGATCGGCAAGGCCGCTCCCAAGCCGGCCGCGGAGGCTCCGGCAGCGGCTCCCACCGCAGAAGCACCCGCAACCGAGGCACCCGTCACCGAGGCCCCAGCCGCCGAGGCCGAGCCTGCAACCGAGGCACCTCAGGGTGGTTCGGCTGCGGCGCTGACCGAAGAGAAGCCGGCCAAGGCCAAGGGCTTCGGCATGGCCGCGGGAAAGAAGCGCCCCGGTGGCGCGAGCAAGGCCGCGCCGAAGGCTGCGGCACCTGCTGCAGCGCCGGCAACCGAGGCCGCCCCCTCTCCTGAAGCAGCCCCCGAGCCCGGGGCACCCGAGGTCGAGGAGGCCCAGGCAGCTGAAGCACCGGCAGCTGAGGCACCGGCCGAGACGAACGGGACCGAGGTCCCGACCCCGTCGGGCAACGGCTCGGGCGACACCCGGACCATCGCCGAGACCGGGGCGTCGAAGTCCAAGGGCTTCGGCATCGCGGCCGGCAAGAAGCGGCCCGGCCACAAGTAGTTCCGCAATACCGAAACGGGCTCCGACCACCGCGGTCGGAGCCCGTTTTTCGTGGGCCAGACCACGGTCGCTCAGCACTGGCGGAAACCCGTTTGCGTCCGGCTGCGACAATTGAACCCGTGAGTAGGCCCCATGTGTCGCATCTGAACCAGAACCTCAAGCCGCTCGAGCAGTCGCTCAAGCTGCAGAACGTGTGTTACGAGATCCGCGGACCCGTACACGCGCACGCGCAGCGGCTCGAGGCGGAGGGCCATCGCATCCTCAAGCTGAACATCGGCAACCCGGCCCTGTTCGGGTTCGAGGCACCCGACGTGATCATGCGCGACATGATCCACGCGCTCCCGTACTCGCAGGGATACTCCGAGTCCGCCGGTGTGCTGTCCGCTCGGCGTTCGGTGGTGACGCGATACGAGCTGATCCCCGACTTCCCGTACTTCGACGTCGACGACGTCATCCTGGGCAACGGCGTCTCCGAGCTCATCACGATGACGATGCAGGCGCTGCTGAACGACGGCGACGAAGTACTGATCCCGGCACCGGACTACCCGCTCTGGACGGCGATGACCTCGCTCTCCGGCGGCACCCCCGTCCACTACCGGTGCGACGAGGCGAACGGCTGGAATCCCGACATCGCCGACATCGCGTCGAAGATCACCGATCGCACCAAGGCGATCGTCATCATCAACCCCAACAACCCGACGGGTGCGGTCTACTCACGCGAGGTCCTGCAGCAGCTCGTCGAACTGGCTCGTCAGCACTCGCTGCTGATCCTGGCCGACGAGATCTACGACAAGATCATCTACGACGAGGCCGAGCACGTGAACGTCGCGTCGCTGGCCCCCGATTTGCTGTGCCTGACCTTCAACGGCCTGTCGAAGGCGTACCGGGTGTGCGGGTACCGCGCCGGCTGGGTCGTGATGACCGGACCGAAGGACCACGCCAAGGGATTCATCGAGGGCATGGGCATCCTCGCCTCCACCCGTCTGTGCGCGAATGTGCCTGGGCAACATGCCATTCAGGTGGCGCTCGGCGGCTATCAGTCCATCGACGCACTCGTCTCCCCCGGCGGGCGACTCTACGAGCAGCGCAACGTCACCTGGGAGAAGCTCAACGAGATCCCCGGCGTCAGCTGCGTGAAGCCCAAGGGCGCCCTCTACGCCTTCCCGCGTCTCGATCCCGAGGTGCACGAGATCCACAACGACGAGCTCTTCGTCCAGGACCTCCTGCTGCAGGAGAAGATCCTCGTCGTGCAGGGCAGCGGATTCAACCTCGACGACACCAACCACTTCCGCATCGTCACGCTGCCGTGGTCGCGGGACCTCAAGGAGGCCGTCGAACGGATCGGCAACTTCCTGTCCTCGTACCGCCAGTAGGCGGCCGTTCCGACGCGAACAAGCGAACAGGCCCGGGTCTCGACAGAGATCCGGGCCTGTTCGCGTGCCGGCCCATGCACCAGGAACCCCCAGTGAGACGGGTTCGCGCAGGGGTCTAGACATTTGTGTAACCGTTGGTAACGTGTAACTCCAATCGGGGTCTACGGTCTACAGCGAGGTGACACGGATGTCCGAACAGGCAGTGCAGGTGCGGCCCGAGTGGCGGCGGGGGAAGGTGTCCGGCGACGGCGTCACGCTGGCAACCTTCGAACTGGGCGAACCGGGGAATCCGACGGTCCTGTTGGTCCATGGCTGGCCCGACACCCACCACCTCTGGACGCATATCGCGCCCAGACTGGCCGAGAAGTACCACGTGGTGGCGTACGACTGCCGCGGCTTCGGCGAGAGCGAACGTCCGCGCGAGGTCAAGGCGTACCGGCTGGCCGAGCTCGCCGACGATCTCTTCGCCGTCGCCGAAGCGGTGAGCCCCGATGCTCCCGTCCACGTCGTCGGCCACGACTGGGGTTCGGTCCAGGCATGGGAGGCGGTGAGCCGGCCGCGTGCGCACACCCGCATCGCGTCCTTCGTCTCGGTCTCCGGTCCGAACCTCGATCACCTCGGCCAGTTGCTCCGTGAAGGGCTGACCCGTCCGACGCCCCACCGCGTGCGAACCATTGCGACGCAATCGCTCTCGTCGGCCTACACGGGACTGTTCCAGCTTCCGGTGCTCCCGAACGCCCTGCTGACCGCGCTCGGGAATCCACGGGCATGGAAACAGTTCCTGCACACCGTCGAGGGCACGCCACCGCAGAACGTTGTCGTCGCCGGAACCCTGCGCCGCGACATGATCA
The sequence above is drawn from the Gordonia rubripertincta genome and encodes:
- a CDS encoding (Fe-S)-binding protein, producing the protein MTATTIAIGTTAAVISLFCWYLFLGGVVRMFRTIKLGQKVDGSRFWPVIPRLGTMIKEFIAHTRMVKFRTVGWAHWLVMIGFMGGALLWFEAYGQSIDPTFHWPVFGDTFAWHLWDELLGIGTVVGIITLIVIRQLNHPRVPERISRFSGSRFGAAYFVEAVVLLEGLGMILVKASKIATYGHANAYSDFFTMNVAKILPASPTLVSIFAVIKLMSGMVWLAVVGLNTDWGVAWHRFSAFFNIYFKREQDGGVALGAAKPMMSQGKVLDMETADPDVDAFGAGKIEDFSWKGWLDFTTCTECGRCQSQCPAWNTGKPLSPKLLIMSLRDHGNAKAPYLLAGGRKDMGGDEVGLVDADGNVDEAKLNAIPEAARAEASRKLVGESKGKIGGGEGIESAEGAFDPEALGAVIDTETLWSCTTCGACVEQCPVDIEHVDHILDMRRYQVLIESDFPTELAGMFKNLENKGNPWGQNASARTAWIDEMDIEIPVFGKDVESFEGFEYLFWVGCAGAYEDRAKKTTKAVAELLDMAAVNFMVLGEGETCTGDSARRAGNEFLFQMLAQQNIEMLGEVFSTAPEQRKKVVVTCAHCFNALGNEYPQLGAKYEVVHHTQLLNRLVREKRLVPVAPLGEGVTYHDPCYLGRHNKVYDAPRELMGAAGSTLTEMPRHGERSMCCGAGGARMWMEEQIGKRINLDRVDEALDTLGAGSAASGPNGHGDTTGEVKKVATGCPFCRVMLTDGVTARTSGTESEGKVEVVDVAQLLLDSVKRGKTEVKLGGRYLGPRPSAPEPEAEPEPEKVPAAAAATATTEAAPKPKVGLGMKGGKKPGAAAKTEAPAAAPAEAPAEKKPASKGFGMKGGKKPGAAAAAPATASAPAEAPAEAPAEKKPASKGFGMKGGKKPGAAASKPAASAAPAPAEAESSEAVKAEAPAAEKTAEAKPATAKGFGMAAGKRPGQKASTPNAAAADAGVTAPAENKVDEAESAPDAAPTVDTESATATATAATEEKPGKAKGFGMAAGKKRPGGIGKAAPKPAAEAPAAAPTAEAPATEAPVTEAPAAEAEPATEAPQGGSAAALTEEKPAKAKGFGMAAGKKRPGGASKAAPKAAAPAAAPATEAAPSPEAAPEPGAPEVEEAQAAEAPAAEAPAETNGTEVPTPSGNGSGDTRTIAETGASKSKGFGIAAGKKRPGHK
- a CDS encoding pyridoxal phosphate-dependent aminotransferase; this encodes MSRPHVSHLNQNLKPLEQSLKLQNVCYEIRGPVHAHAQRLEAEGHRILKLNIGNPALFGFEAPDVIMRDMIHALPYSQGYSESAGVLSARRSVVTRYELIPDFPYFDVDDVILGNGVSELITMTMQALLNDGDEVLIPAPDYPLWTAMTSLSGGTPVHYRCDEANGWNPDIADIASKITDRTKAIVIINPNNPTGAVYSREVLQQLVELARQHSLLILADEIYDKIIYDEAEHVNVASLAPDLLCLTFNGLSKAYRVCGYRAGWVVMTGPKDHAKGFIEGMGILASTRLCANVPGQHAIQVALGGYQSIDALVSPGGRLYEQRNVTWEKLNEIPGVSCVKPKGALYAFPRLDPEVHEIHNDELFVQDLLLQEKILVVQGSGFNLDDTNHFRIVTLPWSRDLKEAVERIGNFLSSYRQ